One window of Papaver somniferum cultivar HN1 unplaced genomic scaffold, ASM357369v1 unplaced-scaffold_5, whole genome shotgun sequence genomic DNA carries:
- the LOC113342895 gene encoding transcription factor bHLH66-like gives MASLRNCLTSSSSSQSSLQEQQQIQNSSNQMQTGFDHPTNHDDFLDQMLCNLPSWSELKSPWELNTSNSSQNPPKLFNIPIGGGKSENHSQENDNLHYPSCDDSTVLASRLRQHHIGNTSPKSIVHLQQQLLLAGGANGGGGMSRSPSTGSAMGGGGDPALFPLPLTLGSNGGGGESSDDAPFKSSNSAGGGEGSVQALFNGIAGGISRSGSQQHFQSGSISTPNFGGTQATGINQAPSAGGSVSGGGVTAPARQKVRARRGQATDPHSIAERLRRERIAERMKALQELVPNANKTDKASMLDEIIDYVKFLQLQVKVLSMSRLGGASAVAPPAADISSEGDQGRSSNGAQNASNDSLSVTEHQVAKLMEEDMGSAMQYLQGKGLCLMPISLATAISTATAHSRHTTTNNPLLTSNVDGPLSPNLSALTVQSATLGPGGLLPGGEAGKDVSSVSKP, from the exons ATGGCCTCATTGAGAAACTGTTtgacctcatcatcatcatcacaatcttcacttcaagaacaacaacagatcCAAAATTCTTCTAATCAGATGCAAACAGGTTTTGATCATCCAACTAATCACGATGATTTTCTTGATCAAATGCTTTGCAACCTTCCTTCTTGGTCTGAACTTAAATCTCCATGGGAGCTCAATACTAGTAATTCTTCCCAAAACCCAcctaaactctttaatataccaaTAGGTGGTGGAAAGTCAGAAAATCATTCACAAGAAaatgataatcttcattatcCTTCTTGTGATGATTCAACTGTATTAGCTTCAAGATTACGTCAACATCATATTGGTAATACTTCACCTAAGTCCATTGTTCATCTCCAACAACAATTACTACTTGCTGGTGGtgctaatggtggtggtggtatgtCGAGATCTCCGTCTACTGGTTCTGCTATGGGTGGAGGTGGTGATCCTGCTCTTTTTCCATTACCTTTAACTCTCGGGagcaatggtggtggtggtgaatctTCTGATGATGCTCCTTTCAAATCTTCCAATTCTGCT GGGGGAGGCGAGGGTTCAGTTCAAGCACTCTTTAATGGAATTGCAGGAGGAATTTCACGATCAGGAAGTCAACAGCATTTTCAG AGTGGTTCAATTTCGACACCAAATTTCGGAGGAACACAAGCAACAGGAATAAATCAAGCTCCATCGGCAGGTGGGTCTGTTTCCGGTGGTGGAGTTACAGCTCCGGCTAGACAAAAAGTTAGAGCACGAAGAGGGCAAGCAACAGATCCTCACAGTATTGCTGAAAGA TTGCGGAGGGAGAGAATCGCAGAAAGAATGAAAGCTCTGCAGGAATTGGTACCCAATGCCAATAAG ACAGACAAAGCTTCAATGCTGGATGAAATCATCGACTATGTGAAATTCTTGCAACTTCAAGTCAAG GTTCTGAGCATGAGCAGATTGGGTGGTGCTTCTGCTGTTGCGCCTCCTGCGGCTGACATTTCCTCTGAG GGTGATCAAGGAAGGAGCAGTAATGGAGCACAAAATGCATCAAATGATAGTTTATCGGTGACGGAACATCAAGTTGCCAAATTAATGGAAGAAGACATGGGTTCAGCAATGCAATACTTGCAAGGAAAGGGTCTTTGTTTGATGCCCATATCATTAGCTACTGCGATTTCTACCGCAACTGCTCACTCTAGACATACGACTACCAATAACCCGCTTTTGACATCCAATGTTGACGGTCCTTTGTCGCCGAACTTGTCAGCATTGACAGTACAGTCAGCCACTTTGGGTCCTGGAGGATTATTACCTGGAGGTGAGGCTGGAAAAGATGTATCTTCAGTTTCTAAACCATGA